A region of Haladaptatus caseinilyticus DNA encodes the following proteins:
- a CDS encoding carbohydrate ABC transporter permease has product MSFGEGAAGSVLPQHIQQRVKRIAVILTALLVAVFVTFPVYIMIAIAVQSPAAVFEGGAVHLLIDSVTFRNFRILFEETNTVRYFTNSIIVTASSTLMSTALAVAAGYGLTRFDFTGKTLAARAVLFAYMFSPIVLAIPLYVIFYTLGLLNSYFALAMALTGISAPFTIWLMWQYFQTIPISLEESAWIKGASRTRTLWDVVLPIARPGYISASIFAFAVAWNDFTMARVVMSSDKMYTITVGASLFLDRVTIGWGETMAVSLLICIPPFLIALFLQNYLLQGFNVGGLE; this is encoded by the coding sequence ATGTCGTTCGGTGAAGGGGCCGCTGGATCGGTTCTTCCTCAACATATTCAACAGCGAGTAAAACGTATCGCCGTGATTCTCACGGCGTTGCTGGTGGCCGTATTTGTGACTTTTCCAGTCTACATCATGATCGCAATTGCAGTACAATCACCCGCAGCAGTGTTCGAAGGTGGGGCGGTTCACTTGTTGATCGATTCGGTGACGTTCAGAAACTTCCGGATACTATTCGAGGAAACAAACACAGTTCGCTATTTCACAAATAGTATTATCGTCACTGCAAGTTCGACGCTGATGTCCACTGCACTCGCGGTAGCAGCAGGCTATGGCCTCACTCGCTTTGATTTCACCGGAAAGACACTCGCGGCACGGGCAGTGTTGTTCGCATACATGTTTAGCCCGATAGTACTGGCGATACCACTCTACGTCATCTTCTACACGCTCGGGCTACTGAATAGCTACTTCGCGCTCGCGATGGCGTTGACCGGCATTTCTGCACCGTTCACCATCTGGCTCATGTGGCAGTACTTTCAGACGATTCCAATATCGCTAGAAGAGTCCGCATGGATCAAGGGAGCGAGTCGAACGCGTACACTCTGGGATGTCGTTCTTCCAATTGCACGTCCAGGTTACATCTCAGCATCCATCTTCGCGTTTGCGGTTGCATGGAACGACTTCACCATGGCCCGCGTCGTCATGAGCAGCGACAAAATGTACACCATCACGGTCGGAGCGAGCCTGTTCCTTGACCGTGTCACGATCGGCTGGGGAGAGACAATGGCAGTTTCGCTGCTGATTTGTATCCCACCGTTTCTCATTGCCCTGTTTCTGCAGAACTACCTGCTTCAGGGATTCAACGTAGGAGGCCTCGAATAA
- a CDS encoding carbohydrate ABC transporter permease, which produces MSTVNSLKSSFTHLDERQLLLLATFIPFAAFFTIVWLIPIGYALWMSLLHDPTGAAIFTGLWNYVDILTSSDFPTFLWHSIVYALSSTVLSLLVGLGLALVVNQEIQGGSILRTMMIFPYLLPTLVVIFIWKFILDPNVGVLNQWLIQVGYIEDPIAFFSTLKWAMPAVVIASVWKFGSFSFFILLARLQAIDPNLYERARVEGASTWQAFRDITLPHLRGAILIILLVRGIWMFNKFDIIYLSTRGGPLKATTTLPIRVYELAFEAVDFGGATALAGIMFFLLAGVAVVYFSVFEPEKEVTH; this is translated from the coding sequence ATGAGTACGGTAAATTCCCTCAAGTCCTCGTTCACTCACCTTGACGAACGGCAGTTGCTGCTATTGGCGACATTCATCCCATTTGCAGCGTTCTTTACGATCGTCTGGCTTATCCCCATTGGCTATGCCCTTTGGATGAGCCTTCTCCACGATCCGACTGGCGCCGCGATATTCACGGGTCTATGGAACTACGTCGATATCCTAACGAGCAGCGACTTTCCGACTTTCCTGTGGCATAGTATTGTCTATGCCCTCTCGTCTACCGTCCTTAGTTTGCTTGTCGGCCTTGGGCTAGCGCTTGTCGTCAATCAAGAGATCCAAGGTGGAAGTATTCTCCGGACGATGATGATCTTCCCGTATCTTCTGCCAACACTAGTTGTCATTTTCATTTGGAAGTTCATCCTTGACCCGAACGTCGGGGTTCTCAATCAATGGCTCATTCAAGTAGGTTACATTGAGGATCCCATTGCGTTCTTCTCAACCCTCAAATGGGCGATGCCCGCGGTAGTCATCGCCAGTGTGTGGAAATTTGGATCGTTTTCCTTTTTCATTCTCTTAGCACGCTTGCAGGCCATCGACCCGAATCTCTACGAACGGGCTCGGGTTGAGGGCGCCTCGACATGGCAAGCGTTCCGGGACATCACCCTTCCGCACTTGCGTGGGGCCATCCTCATCATCCTTCTCGTACGAGGAATTTGGATGTTCAACAAGTTCGACATTATCTACCTCTCGACGCGAGGGGGTCCGCTGAAAGCGACGACTACCTTACCTATTCGTGTATACGAGCTTGCATTCGAAGCGGTTGACTTCGGTGGCGCGACGGCACTCGCAGGAATCATGTTTTTCCTGCTCGCAGGCGTGGCCGTGGTCTATTTCTCCGTGTTTGAACCCGAAAAGGAGGTGACTCATTGA
- a CDS encoding ABC transporter substrate-binding protein — MAHDPTTRRRFLQLAGTGSVVAAAGCTSRPDDSESKGGQNGGQNGDQSKKIQYLSDRGDSKKVIDQIISEFEKKHDYTVEVTYTSKGKSTDEQLQKMKAAGNPPDVVFDTSADAYRYQRNGNLAPVSDAVQGTGFPDPVNIDGESYFAATMVEPLMGWYRNDLYYENPTTWEKWTSEAKRVSEQENIKGYVIQSGQTNNADTQITQYHWQNGVNLYSGSSDNIKVTIDKGDNRKRAVETYRWIKQMAEYSPNGAGWEWGDAIAALQQENAAAIMSVGGLPILTIASNRPDLVEKLSPTPFPAPSSKKQDKWWAYMEGHVVWKHGKATEGAKKFVNFFSKSDKFMDFVLSAPLFQFPPTKKMLNSDAVKNNETIKQHMAVLDLVRNNWDAFTSILATGKNGQPNIVAADAYGQQVLGQSSEQMLVGGKSPEQTVDWVAKKLRGLQG; from the coding sequence ATGGCTCATGACCCCACAACACGAAGACGGTTTCTCCAACTAGCTGGAACCGGATCGGTCGTCGCCGCTGCAGGATGTACCAGTAGACCGGACGACAGCGAGTCAAAAGGAGGGCAAAATGGAGGGCAGAATGGTGACCAGTCGAAGAAAATCCAGTATCTCTCGGATCGTGGCGATTCGAAAAAAGTTATCGACCAGATAATTTCCGAGTTTGAAAAGAAACACGATTACACGGTCGAAGTCACGTATACGTCCAAGGGGAAATCAACCGACGAGCAGTTACAGAAAATGAAGGCAGCGGGCAATCCCCCGGACGTTGTCTTCGACACGTCGGCAGACGCGTACCGTTACCAGCGTAATGGTAATCTTGCACCGGTCAGTGACGCAGTCCAAGGAACAGGTTTTCCGGATCCTGTTAACATCGATGGAGAGTCGTACTTTGCCGCGACCATGGTCGAACCCCTGATGGGGTGGTACCGTAATGACCTCTATTATGAGAACCCCACGACGTGGGAGAAATGGACATCAGAAGCTAAGCGAGTCTCAGAGCAAGAGAACATCAAAGGATACGTCATACAATCAGGCCAGACAAACAATGCTGACACTCAAATCACCCAATACCACTGGCAGAACGGTGTTAACCTCTACAGCGGATCGTCCGATAATATCAAAGTCACTATCGACAAGGGTGACAACAGAAAGCGCGCCGTCGAGACGTACAGATGGATCAAACAGATGGCTGAGTATTCCCCAAACGGAGCGGGGTGGGAATGGGGCGACGCAATCGCCGCACTCCAACAAGAGAACGCTGCTGCGATCATGAGTGTTGGTGGACTGCCAATCCTCACGATTGCTTCTAATCGACCAGATCTCGTGGAAAAACTGTCTCCAACGCCATTCCCTGCTCCGAGCAGTAAAAAGCAGGATAAGTGGTGGGCGTACATGGAGGGCCACGTCGTTTGGAAGCATGGCAAGGCAACAGAGGGTGCGAAAAAATTCGTGAATTTCTTCAGCAAATCGGACAAGTTTATGGACTTTGTCCTCTCCGCACCGTTGTTCCAGTTCCCGCCGACGAAGAAGATGTTGAACAGTGACGCGGTGAAAAACAACGAGACGATCAAACAACATATGGCCGTACTCGATCTCGTTCGGAACAACTGGGACGCATTTACGTCAATTCTGGCGACGGGCAAGAACGGCCAGCCAAATATCGTCGCTGCTGACGCGTACGGTCAGCAGGTGCTCGGTCAATCGTCCGAACAGATGCTCGTGGGGGGCAAGTCTCCCGAGCAGACCGTCGATTGGGTCGCAAAAAAGCTGCGAGGGCTCCAGGGCTAA
- a CDS encoding helix-turn-helix domain-containing protein: MLKAKLYLDLQTDCILSEVTSRWNTSFTANHEEVLDDEYINFVINAENKVEEFINAFENSEQVKHVKQIDTTHIKLTKRSCGALPIIRRNHGMLQWWDRVSGTQRVFNIIVFRREDLRNIVGELREIGTVQLTQLTPYRASEGLLSDRQAEVINTALDGGYYEWPREMDAESLAAELGISHTTFLEHLRKAERTLLRNVLNQCVQSEEFGGDEHQVSREPPIKKMN, encoded by the coding sequence ATGTTAAAGGCAAAGCTCTACTTAGACCTGCAAACGGACTGTATCCTGAGTGAGGTTACTAGTCGCTGGAATACGTCGTTCACCGCAAATCACGAGGAGGTTCTCGACGATGAGTATATTAATTTCGTCATCAATGCTGAGAACAAAGTTGAGGAGTTTATCAACGCATTCGAAAATTCTGAGCAGGTAAAACACGTCAAGCAGATTGACACGACCCATATCAAACTCACCAAGCGTTCCTGTGGGGCTCTTCCCATTATCAGACGGAATCATGGCATGCTCCAATGGTGGGACCGAGTGAGTGGCACACAGCGAGTGTTCAATATCATTGTCTTCCGACGAGAAGACCTCCGAAATATCGTCGGTGAACTCCGTGAGATCGGAACTGTACAACTTACACAGCTCACACCGTATCGCGCCTCGGAAGGGCTCCTCTCGGATAGACAAGCAGAGGTAATCAATACTGCTCTCGACGGTGGGTATTACGAGTGGCCCCGTGAGATGGATGCAGAATCGCTGGCTGCTGAACTAGGAATTAGTCACACTACCTTTCTCGAACATCTCCGAAAAGCAGAGCGGACACTGCTTAGAAACGTTTTGAACCAATGCGTGCAGAGTGAGGAGTTTGGTGGAGACGAGCACCAAGTCAGCCGTGAACCTCCAATAAAGAAAATGAATTAG
- a CDS encoding universal stress protein gives MQLLVPVDGSKPSMDAVQYATELVHCYDARLEVVHFRGEKSDIGKEVLTKAREILDKENVDADLRVEINPELDFRPGNRIGNLIIQLVEENEYDHVIMGHHGKGAVDNAIIGSATRRVSRAGTVPVTIIP, from the coding sequence ATGCAATTGCTCGTGCCGGTTGATGGGTCAAAACCCAGTATGGATGCTGTTCAGTATGCGACTGAACTGGTACATTGTTATGATGCGCGTCTTGAAGTAGTACATTTCCGGGGTGAAAAATCAGATATTGGCAAAGAAGTTCTAACGAAAGCACGGGAGATACTTGACAAGGAAAATGTCGATGCTGACCTACGAGTAGAAATCAATCCCGAACTTGATTTTCGTCCCGGAAATCGTATCGGGAATCTGATCATCCAGCTCGTAGAGGAAAACGAGTATGACCATGTGATCATGGGTCATCATGGTAAGGGGGCGGTCGACAATGCAATTATAGGGAGTGCAACTAGACGAGTTTCACGAGCGGGAACCGTTCCCGTAACAATTATTCCGTGA
- a CDS encoding SWIM zinc finger family protein codes for MTEELIACTCPHHVYRNAYCKHMAAIENATNDGTLKAFPSEDECDAEPDNCDCDGLSGFPCWPCMRTGRKELPN; via the coding sequence GTGACTGAGGAACTAATAGCCTGCACGTGCCCGCACCACGTCTACCGGAACGCCTACTGCAAACATATGGCGGCCATCGAAAACGCAACCAACGACGGGACGCTCAAGGCCTTCCCCTCGGAGGACGAATGCGATGCCGAACCAGACAACTGCGACTGTGACGGTCTCAGTGGCTTCCCATGCTGGCCGTGCATGCGAACGGGACGGAAAGAACTGCCGAACTAA
- a CDS encoding DoxX family protein, which produces MNILETAIPIVQGLLGLIMVGAGSVKIIGVDIVKKDFKRYGYPEWFRFVTGGIEVIGGLGLLVGLLFAPILAILGGVLIVATMIGAILTHFFRVDDPLWRYVGPSIYFIAGLIVTIFSLPSF; this is translated from the coding sequence ATGAATATACTTGAAACGGCCATCCCTATTGTGCAAGGACTGCTCGGACTCATCATGGTCGGTGCAGGCAGCGTGAAGATTATCGGCGTTGACATTGTGAAAAAGGATTTTAAGCGGTACGGCTACCCAGAGTGGTTTCGATTCGTTACCGGTGGCATCGAAGTTATTGGCGGTCTCGGGTTGCTCGTCGGTCTTCTATTCGCGCCGATTCTCGCTATTCTTGGTGGGGTCTTAATAGTCGCCACGATGATAGGGGCCATCCTGACGCATTTTTTCCGGGTTGATGATCCACTCTGGAGGTATGTTGGACCTTCAATATACTTCATCGCCGGACTCATCGTCACGATTTTTTCGCTACCTTCATTCTAA
- a CDS encoding helix-turn-helix domain-containing protein — MPSTYEARLATGNLPRFPIIIRDGWLSSELIGSQEQLSEYTTELSAADIPYEILSLTQSYGASGLLTERQREFITEAVERGYYDSPRGCTLVELAERFGVSQSAASGVLHRGEGQIIKEFIS, encoded by the coding sequence ATGCCGTCAACGTATGAGGCAAGGCTTGCGACGGGGAACCTTCCACGATTTCCGATCATTATCCGAGATGGGTGGTTATCAAGTGAACTAATCGGTTCACAGGAGCAGTTGTCGGAATACACGACCGAGTTATCGGCGGCTGACATCCCCTATGAGATTCTATCGCTCACGCAATCATACGGAGCGAGCGGACTCCTCACCGAGCGTCAACGAGAGTTCATTACTGAAGCGGTTGAACGCGGCTATTACGACAGTCCACGTGGCTGTACGCTCGTCGAGCTTGCAGAAAGGTTCGGAGTCAGTCAATCGGCAGCTAGTGGCGTTCTGCATCGAGGTGAAGGCCAAATCATCAAGGAGTTCATCTCATAG
- a CDS encoding SDR family oxidoreductase has product MDVLVAGSHGQVGQHITNLLAQSDHTVRGMVRDDRHVEDIEDLGAEAVVADLTQDVSHAVEGCDAIIFAAGSGGDDVWGVDRDGGFNLIEAAENQDVERFVMLSSINADSPEESPEAFQESELLYTIVRPGPLTNEPSTGQIKIGDDLERGGDIPRADVAQTLVTALSMEGTYGETFEILLGETRIQTALAELE; this is encoded by the coding sequence ATAGATGTACTCGTTGCAGGCTCCCACGGTCAAGTCGGACAGCACATTACAAATCTACTGGCGCAGAGTGATCACACCGTTCGAGGAATGGTTCGAGACGATCGTCACGTAGAAGATATCGAAGATCTCGGAGCAGAGGCAGTCGTTGCAGACCTCACACAGGATGTGTCGCATGCAGTTGAAGGATGTGATGCAATTATTTTTGCTGCCGGATCTGGTGGCGATGACGTGTGGGGAGTTGATCGAGATGGAGGATTCAATTTGATTGAAGCTGCAGAAAATCAAGATGTCGAACGGTTTGTGATGCTAAGCTCAATCAATGCCGACTCACCCGAAGAGAGCCCCGAAGCATTCCAAGAGAGTGAGTTACTCTATACGATTGTTCGTCCAGGCCCGTTAACGAATGAGCCGAGTACTGGTCAAATCAAAATTGGGGATGATCTTGAGCGAGGTGGAGATATTCCGCGTGCCGATGTTGCACAGACACTCGTTACTGCGCTCTCCATGGAAGGTACATATGGGGAGACGTTCGAAATCCTTTTAGGCGAGACACGGATCCAAACAGCGTTAGCAGAGCTTGAATAG
- the bioB gene encoding biotin synthase BioB, producing the protein MVDEIENATVDNAVERVLTGKQLDRRDGLALIAQPVEELAFAADYVRSQFGDDTVDACSIVNAKAGNCAEDCGFCAQSVHFDTDIDTYGFLDPEEILAAATRAERDGAQRFGIVVAEKGVSKEQRPKEWREVLRAIRMVRDETDVEVDASLGILTEEEAQILAEEGINHYNHNIETSPRFFPEIVDSHSFEDRVKTLEIAKDAGMDLCAGVILGMGEAPTDRVDAAIALQSIGVSSLPVNILNPVEGTTLGDKFGDSADISTEEIIKTIAVYRLLHPEARVRLTGGREVNLGKDEQHLPFEAGADGILTGDYLTTSGQSPGGDIEVIERAGLEPNLEVNEYDIEAVKKRTREQSSVETAADASNKIKLDD; encoded by the coding sequence GTGGTTGACGAGATTGAGAATGCGACGGTAGATAATGCTGTCGAGCGCGTGTTGACAGGTAAACAGCTAGACCGGCGCGATGGATTGGCGCTCATCGCACAACCAGTTGAGGAGCTCGCATTCGCTGCTGACTACGTACGCTCGCAGTTCGGCGACGATACTGTCGATGCCTGCTCGATCGTAAATGCAAAAGCGGGCAACTGTGCAGAAGACTGTGGATTCTGTGCGCAATCAGTCCATTTCGACACCGATATCGACACATACGGATTTCTCGATCCGGAAGAAATACTCGCTGCCGCAACGCGAGCTGAACGTGATGGCGCCCAACGGTTTGGTATTGTTGTCGCTGAAAAAGGTGTTTCCAAGGAACAACGTCCGAAGGAATGGCGAGAGGTACTCCGAGCTATTCGAATGGTTCGCGACGAAACCGACGTAGAGGTCGACGCTTCACTTGGAATTCTTACAGAAGAGGAAGCTCAAATCCTTGCGGAAGAAGGAATTAATCACTATAACCACAATATTGAAACTTCACCGCGATTCTTCCCAGAAATCGTTGATAGCCACTCCTTTGAGGATCGAGTCAAAACCCTAGAAATAGCAAAAGACGCAGGAATGGACTTGTGTGCTGGCGTTATTCTCGGTATGGGTGAGGCTCCCACGGATCGAGTGGATGCGGCCATTGCTCTCCAGAGTATTGGTGTGTCTTCACTCCCAGTAAACATCCTCAATCCTGTTGAGGGGACAACACTCGGCGACAAATTCGGAGATTCTGCAGACATTTCCACCGAAGAGATTATCAAAACCATCGCTGTCTACCGGCTTCTCCACCCTGAAGCCAGAGTACGACTGACCGGTGGTCGTGAGGTTAATCTCGGCAAAGACGAACAACATTTGCCATTTGAGGCTGGTGCCGACGGTATACTGACCGGAGATTACCTCACGACTTCTGGCCAGTCTCCCGGAGGAGACATCGAAGTGATAGAGCGTGCTGGGTTGGAACCCAACCTAGAAGTAAATGAGTATGACATAGAGGCTGTCAAGAAACGTACGAGAGAGCAATCCTCAGTCGAAACGGCAGCAGATGCGAGTAACAAAATAAAACTAGACGACTAG
- a CDS encoding saccharopine dehydrogenase family protein, with protein MDEINFAVLGTGGIGRRTLEVSKDKEALTPVAACDRHGVAIDHDGLDVDELLKATEGNIASDPENRDIATDGGSTAVKGGIKQTGENGGVIASSQADSSETPIGDIIAESGQIDAVLIALPNFEHDFIPRVADRFAEANYSGVLVDVLKRSRVITMLDDRMETFKEKGITFVCGAGATPGFLTGAAAIAAQSFVEIEAVEIWWGVGLKSGYKDNRGTVREDIAHLPEYNIQDARDMSDGEIEAIIDEHDGVLEFEDMEHADDILLERAGICNAEDVTVSGILDVTSDEKPTTTTVRVTGKTFDGETGTNTFQLDNNTSMEANVNGPALGYLKTGVRRNQAGEYGVFGPVDLMPGF; from the coding sequence ATGGACGAAATCAATTTCGCGGTACTCGGGACAGGTGGTATCGGTCGACGAACGCTTGAAGTTTCGAAGGACAAGGAGGCGTTAACACCCGTTGCGGCGTGTGACCGTCACGGAGTCGCCATCGACCACGACGGGCTCGATGTAGATGAATTACTGAAGGCGACGGAGGGAAATATCGCGAGCGATCCGGAAAATCGTGATATAGCTACAGACGGCGGTTCGACGGCTGTAAAAGGTGGGATCAAGCAAACTGGAGAAAATGGAGGAGTTATTGCGTCCTCTCAGGCTGATTCTTCGGAGACACCGATTGGCGATATTATTGCAGAGAGCGGACAGATCGACGCCGTACTTATCGCACTTCCGAACTTCGAACACGACTTCATTCCACGGGTCGCCGACCGTTTTGCGGAGGCCAACTATTCTGGCGTTCTCGTCGACGTGCTGAAGCGCTCACGAGTCATCACCATGCTCGACGACCGAATGGAGACTTTTAAGGAAAAGGGGATCACGTTCGTCTGTGGTGCCGGTGCGACACCCGGTTTCCTTACTGGTGCAGCGGCTATCGCAGCCCAGTCATTCGTTGAGATCGAGGCGGTCGAAATCTGGTGGGGTGTCGGTCTCAAATCCGGTTATAAGGACAATCGTGGCACCGTTCGCGAAGATATCGCTCATCTGCCGGAGTACAACATTCAGGACGCCCGCGACATGAGTGACGGGGAGATTGAGGCAATCATTGACGAGCATGATGGCGTCCTTGAATTCGAGGACATGGAGCACGCCGATGACATACTCTTGGAACGAGCCGGTATCTGTAACGCCGAAGACGTGACTGTCAGTGGCATTCTTGACGTCACATCTGATGAAAAACCCACAACGACAACTGTGCGCGTCACTGGGAAAACCTTCGACGGAGAAACGGGAACCAACACATTCCAGCTCGACAATAACACGAGTATGGAGGCGAATGTTAACGGACCAGCCCTTGGGTATTTGAAAACCGGTGTTCGTCGCAACCAGGCGGGTGAATATGGGGTCTTTGGGCCTGTAGATTTGATGCCCGGATTCTAA
- a CDS encoding aminotransferase class I/II-fold pyridoxal phosphate-dependent enzyme codes for MYGDTYHGTGSNAEADRDNKRGFDLSVRLAEREQQTLKRNLTPVDQVAACSHMAPDPKGLPPEYGDENQLVFAANNYLGLTVDKRVQQAAATAAREIGTGAGASRLVTGDTQIHRALERDIAETKNTERSLVFSSGYVTNVGVLSALNPDVIISDELNHASIIDGCRLTNAETLVYDHCDPESLHVTLEQRAREGNSDESWLIVTDSVFSMDGDIAPLRKICTIVEEFDAWLMVDEAHATGLYEDGGGIVQHEGLSDRIHIQMGTLSKAFASQGGYVAGSEDLIEYLLNAARSFVFSTGLAPPAAAAAREALSIARSGDRSAQLWRNVEWLRDGLEEMGYEVWGETQILPVIIGNREDTMALDDRLREQNVVAPGMRPPTVPEGTSRIRVAPMASHTNEDIDRCLTAFRKAGRDLDLL; via the coding sequence ATGTACGGCGACACATACCACGGGACGGGTTCGAATGCTGAGGCAGACCGGGATAACAAACGGGGATTCGACCTATCAGTACGTCTCGCCGAACGCGAGCAACAAACTCTCAAGCGAAATCTTACACCGGTTGATCAGGTTGCCGCATGCAGTCACATGGCTCCCGATCCGAAGGGATTGCCGCCTGAATATGGTGATGAGAATCAATTGGTGTTTGCGGCGAATAACTATCTTGGGCTTACGGTTGACAAACGAGTCCAACAGGCTGCCGCTACCGCAGCACGAGAAATTGGAACTGGTGCAGGCGCGAGCCGGCTCGTGACTGGAGACACACAAATCCACCGTGCCCTTGAACGCGACATCGCCGAGACCAAGAACACTGAGCGATCGCTCGTGTTTTCATCGGGCTATGTAACTAACGTCGGTGTACTCTCCGCACTGAATCCTGATGTTATCATTTCTGATGAGCTAAATCACGCGAGCATCATCGATGGCTGCCGGCTGACTAATGCGGAGACATTAGTGTACGACCACTGCGATCCCGAGAGCCTCCATGTGACACTCGAGCAGCGAGCACGCGAGGGAAATTCCGACGAGTCATGGCTAATCGTCACTGACTCCGTCTTTAGCATGGATGGTGACATAGCACCGTTACGGAAGATCTGCACTATTGTTGAAGAGTTCGACGCATGGCTGATGGTTGACGAAGCACATGCGACTGGGCTGTACGAGGACGGTGGCGGTATTGTCCAACACGAAGGGCTCTCAGATCGGATTCACATCCAGATGGGTACACTTTCGAAAGCCTTTGCGAGTCAGGGTGGGTATGTTGCTGGTTCCGAGGATCTAATCGAGTACCTGCTAAACGCCGCCCGTTCGTTCGTGTTCTCGACAGGGCTTGCACCTCCGGCTGCAGCGGCGGCACGCGAAGCGTTGTCTATCGCTCGCAGCGGTGATCGCTCTGCGCAACTATGGAGGAATGTGGAATGGCTACGCGATGGACTCGAAGAGATGGGATATGAAGTCTGGGGGGAAACCCAGATCCTACCGGTCATTATTGGTAATCGGGAAGACACGATGGCTTTGGATGATCGTCTGCGTGAGCAAAACGTCGTTGCTCCAGGGATGCGACCACCAACAGTACCTGAAGGAACCAGTCGGATTCGCGTAGCACCGATGGCAAGTCATACTAACGAGGACATTGACCGCTGTCTGACGGCCTTCCGAAAAGCTGGTCGAGACCTAGATTTGCTATGA